The DNA window GCGCGATCTCCGCGTGGTGTTCCGCCTCGTCCCACGCGCGCTGGACCTCGGGCTCGAACTCGATCGGTCGCTCCTCGACGAGCAACGCGCCGGAGGGCAGCAGCTCGAGGAGCGTGCAGCGGATCTTCTCGCCTTCCGAGAGCGCCGCGTGCGGGTTCGAGGGCAGGACCGTCACCCTCTCCAGGTCGCCGCTGCCGCGCTGGGTGGAGAGGTCGAACGCGCGCAGCGCGACCATCTCGTCGCCCCAGTACTCGGCGCGCGCCGGCTGCGCCATCCCGAAGCCGTAAACGTCCACGATGCCGCCGCGGACCGCGAACTGCGCCACGTCGACGACCTGCGGCACGCGCCCATAACCCAGTTGCTCGAGCCGCCTGACCGCCTCGCGGAACGGGACGCCCTTCGCCAGCTCGAGACGCGACGCCTGCAGCGCCGCCGGCATCAGGGTGCGCTCCTGGGTCGCGCGGGCCGTCGTGACGAGCACCTGGAGCGCGCCGCGCGTGAGCTGCTCCAGCGTCTCCACCCGCTCGCCCGCGATCTCGTAGTGCGGCTCGTCCTCCCCCAGCGCCTCCCGCTGCGGGTAGAGCGCGATCCGGTCCTCCGGCATCAGCACCGCCAGGTCCGCGAGCCACCGCTCGGCATCGGTGGGCGCGCCCGCGATCACTACGAACAGCTGCGAAGGCTGCGCTTCGGCGAGGGCGGCGACCAGCAGCGCCCCCGACGATCCGGCCAGCGGGCCGAGCGATGCTCGGGCGCGGGGCGCGCGGACCGCCCCCGCGAGGTCTGCGAAGCCGGGGAGGGCGCGGAAGGCCGCGATCAGCCGTGGAAGCGGCATCGGTCAGGCGGAGCGGCTGAGGCCGCCGGTAGCGAGCCCGGCCTCCACCAGCAACACCAGCAGCACGCCGGCGAGGAGCCAACCCGTCAGCTCGCTCCGACCCGCGCCGCGGAAACGCAGCGATCCGTATTCGCGCGCATCGCCCGTCACCGTGACCCGCGCTCCCTTGAAGCGCGCGCGCAGCGTCGCGGCGTCGGCACGGCGGAGGTCGGACTCACGCGGGTCGGGCGCGACGACCAGTATTCCGGCGGTGTCCGCGCCGGCGAGCAGCGGGTAGAGGCCCGGCACCCGCGGCGCGGTCACGATGGCTCCCGATTCCACTGCCTGCGCCGAGTCCTGCGCCAGCCCGAGCGCGGTGGCGTTGGCGGGCAGCTCGACGGGATCGCCTGGTGCGGCCTCCAGTATCCCAGCCTCCCCACGCGCGATCCGGTTGACCAGCGCGTCCACGAAGGGCACGAAGACCCCGAGCAGCGGAAGGTTGGTCTCTTCGGGGACGACGCGACTCCCGACCACCACCGCTCGACCCTCGCGCACCAGCCACGGCTCACCGCCGGCCCGCGCGAGGACCTCGCGATCGGCGTCCGCCGTACGCGGCTCGAGCCGGTAACGACGCATCGCGCGCGCACCGGCCAGCTCCGGCACGAGGGGGGCGGCGATCGTGTCCTCGCCCTCCACCCGCGCGCCGAACCGCCAGCGCACGCCTGCAGCGGCAAGGGCGCGATTCACTGCGCCCAGCGCGACCGGGTCCGCCGGAGGGAACACGACGCCCGCCCCGGTGTGCGTCACTCCGCCGATGCGGACCGCGCCGGAGGCGTCACCGCCGCGGCGCACCTGCCCGCCCTCGACCAGCACCGCGAGCGCCTCGGTCAGGAACGGCCCCAGGTCCGCGCCCTGCACGATCGTGACCGACGCGGGAGGCACGACGCGCACCGCGAACGGACGGCGGTCGTCGGCGCGCAGCTCGTCGGGATCGAGAGTCACCTCTCCGCTCCGCCAGCCGGGCTCCACCTTCGGCGCGCTCAGCGCCACTGCGTCGCCGGCCGTGGCGAGGGCACGCCCACCGGTGCGCCCCTCCATCGTGAGCGTCACGCTCGCGCGGGCGTCACCACTCGACGTCGCACCGCCCACGCGCGCGGTGACGCCGCCGGTCCCCGCAAGCCAGATCGACGGCACCGCCCGCGCCGCAACGACACCCCGGTTCTCCGGCGGCTCCGCGGCCGGATGGTAGAAGAGGATGGGGAGTCCCGCCGCCACACTGTCGCGGCCCCCTCTCTCCCCTATCTCACCTCTCTCACCTCTCTCCCCTATCTCCCCTCTCTCACCTTTCTCACCTGTTTCCAAAGCCGTCGCCTGCAAGTCACTGAGTACATGTATCTCGCCCCTTGCATATCCAGCCGTCGCAATAAGCCTTGCCGCAGTGCCAATGCTCGCGCCGACGTCAAGACGCCGCGCTTCGGGCCTCAGCGACGACGCCACCTCGAGCAGCTCGGCGGGCGTGCCGCGCCGCGCCAGGCCGTCCGCGCCGATCAGCCATACCGCATCGCCGGACTGGGCGGCGCGCAGCGTCTCCCGGGCGCGCAGCGCGAGGTCGTCGAGCACCCGCGAGCCGCCCGCGATCGCGCCGGAGGAAAGTGAATTGTCCAGGACGATCGCGAGCGCGGTGGGCTCGTGCAGGACGCCCGAGCCGCCCGGCACCACCGGCCGCGCCGCGGCCGAGACCAGCAGCACCACGGCCAGCATGCGCAGGATCATGAGGAGAAGATGCCGCAGCCGGATGGAGCGCTGCGCCTCGCGCTCCGTCTGGCGCAGATAGCGCACCGCCGGGAATACGACGTCGGGCGGGCGCCGGCGCTGGAAGAGGTGCAGCAGGGGCGGGACGAGCGCGGCCGTGAGCCCCAGAAGGGCGAGAGGGTGGAG is part of the Gemmatimonadales bacterium genome and encodes:
- a CDS encoding BatA domain-containing protein — encoded protein: MFFLHPLALLGLTAALVPPLLHLFQRRRPPDVVFPAVRYLRQTEREAQRSIRLRHLLLMILRMLAVVLLVSAAARPVVPGGSGVLHEPTALAIVLDNSLSSGAIAGGSRVLDDLALRARETLRAAQSGDAVWLIGADGLARRGTPAELLEVASSLRPEARRLDVGASIGTAARLIATAGYARGEIHVLSDLQATALETGEKGERGEIGERGERGEIGERGGRDSVAAGLPILFYHPAAEPPENRGVVAARAVPSIWLAGTGGVTARVGGATSSGDARASVTLTMEGRTGGRALATAGDAVALSAPKVEPGWRSGEVTLDPDELRADDRRPFAVRVVPPASVTIVQGADLGPFLTEALAVLVEGGQVRRGGDASGAVRIGGVTHTGAGVVFPPADPVALGAVNRALAAAGVRWRFGARVEGEDTIAAPLVPELAGARAMRRYRLEPRTADADREVLARAGGEPWLVREGRAVVVGSRVVPEETNLPLLGVFVPFVDALVNRIARGEAGILEAAPGDPVELPANATALGLAQDSAQAVESGAIVTAPRVPGLYPLLAGADTAGILVVAPDPRESDLRRADAATLRARFKGARVTVTGDAREYGSLRFRGAGRSELTGWLLAGVLLVLLVEAGLATGGLSRSA